The following are from one region of the Camarhynchus parvulus chromosome 3, STF_HiC, whole genome shotgun sequence genome:
- the RRP15 gene encoding RRP15-like protein, giving the protein MAAAVAGPRGREAADTDTDSGSELSSELPEDSYSSGGEALDGDDEDEAAAPGNVAEEATSSKDGPSSGWADAMAKVLNKKIPQNKSTILAKNKSLEKEREKKKQERQEKKMRLDKKREWEMMCRVKPDVVKDREKERNLQRIATRGVVQLFNAVRTHQKKMEEEVKRAGGSERKRAKLMSSVSKRDFIDVLRNMEGAKGAKNPAGKATKSKQGEVKSEEGPEWNILRDDFMMGASMKDWDKESDGEGNSEEGGGLKQEDDSD; this is encoded by the exons gttcTGAGTTAAGCTCAGAACTTCCAGAAGACAGCTACTCATCGGGAGGTGAAGCCCTGGATGgtgatgatgaagatgaagcagcagcccctggcaatGTGGCTGAAGAGGCAACAAGCTCCAAAGATGGCCCAAGTTCAGGATGGGCAGATGCCATGGCAAAAGTGCTCAACAAAAAGATTCCACAGAATAAGTCCACCATCTTGGCCAAGAATAaaagcctggagaaggaaagagagaagaaaaaacaagagagGCAAGAAAAGAAGATGAGG CTCGATAAAAAGCGGGAATGGGAAATGATGTGCCGAGTGAAGCCAGATGTTGTCAAAGACcgagagaaggaaagaaatcttCAGAGAATTGCCACAAG AGGTGTTGTACAATTATTCAACGCTGTCAGGACGCAccagaagaaaatggaagaggaGGTGAAGAGAGCAGGGGGCTCTGAGAGGAAGCGTGCTAAACTGATGTCTTCTGTTTCAAAGAGAGATTTCATTGATGTTCTAAGAAACATGGAGGGGGCTAAAGGAGCCAAGAATCCTGCTGGAAAGGCCACTAAAAGTAAACAG GGTGAAGTGAAGTCTGAAGAGGGGCCAGAATGGAATATACTGCGTGATGACTTCATGATGGGAGCATCTATGAAGGACTGGGACAAGGAAAGCGATGGAGAGGGCAACAGTGAAGAAGGAGGTGGTCTGAAACAAGAAGATGACAGTGACTGA